In Anaerotignum faecicola, a genomic segment contains:
- a CDS encoding YkvI family membrane protein: MSILTSKRFQKYFVPGIVFQSCVIAGGYGTGRELVEYFMGYGPKGGLLGMCIVSLLVWSLICAISFMFAQIFKKYDYKSFMKELMGPGWVVFEIAYICFIVIVLAVVSASAGSILHELFGLNKWIGIIGMSVAVFALVMNGSSLIEKVLSLWSFVLYGVYILFLILVFANFSGQIGHNIASVPVTGNWAIGGFQYSFYNLAIIIAVLYTIKHSDTPKDAAIAGVLSGFIGILPGIILFIAMCGFYPTIIEQELPVDYILTQMNMPWLRYIFQIVLFGTLIETGSGLIYSITDRIAEAFKNKGQEVPKWSTPVVAVILLVGTTAISSFGLTGLIAKGYGTLAWVMFIVYVIPILTLGIYKISKAKKN; encoded by the coding sequence ATGAGTATTTTAACATCGAAAAGGTTTCAAAAGTATTTTGTTCCCGGCATTGTATTTCAGTCTTGCGTAATTGCCGGCGGCTACGGAACAGGGCGTGAACTGGTAGAGTACTTTATGGGGTACGGCCCGAAGGGTGGCTTGCTCGGCATGTGTATCGTATCTCTGCTGGTGTGGTCCCTTATCTGTGCGATATCCTTCATGTTTGCACAAATTTTCAAAAAATATGATTATAAGAGCTTTATGAAGGAGTTGATGGGCCCCGGCTGGGTTGTTTTTGAAATTGCTTACATCTGCTTTATTGTTATTGTATTGGCGGTTGTATCTGCTTCAGCCGGTTCGATTCTGCATGAATTATTTGGGCTGAACAAATGGATCGGGATTATCGGGATGTCTGTAGCAGTATTTGCATTGGTTATGAATGGTTCTTCCTTGATTGAAAAGGTTTTATCCTTATGGTCCTTTGTATTATACGGTGTATACATTCTGTTCCTGATTCTGGTATTCGCAAATTTCAGCGGACAGATTGGTCACAATATTGCATCCGTTCCTGTCACGGGGAATTGGGCAATCGGTGGTTTCCAGTATTCCTTCTACAATCTTGCGATTATCATTGCGGTTTTGTATACCATTAAACATAGTGATACACCAAAGGATGCAGCGATTGCCGGTGTTCTTTCCGGCTTTATTGGTATTTTGCCCGGGATCATTCTCTTTATCGCAATGTGTGGATTCTATCCTACGATTATCGAGCAGGAGCTGCCGGTTGACTATATTCTGACACAGATGAATATGCCTTGGCTGCGTTATATTTTCCAGATTGTACTGTTTGGTACGCTGATTGAAACAGGCTCCGGTCTGATTTATTCCATCACTGACCGTATCGCGGAGGCGTTTAAAAACAAAGGGCAGGAGGTGCCGAAATGGTCCACACCTGTGGTAGCAGTTATTTTGCTGGTAGGCACAACAGCAATTTCTTCCTTTGGTCTGACGGGGCTGATTGCGAAGGGATACGGTACATTGGCTTGGGTAATGTTCATTGTATATGTAATTCCCATTCTGACATTGGGTATTTACAAAATTTCAAAAGCTAAAAAAAATTAA
- a CDS encoding helix-turn-helix domain-containing protein, with amino-acid sequence MIGEKIKFIRTEKGITGKELAEKAEVTPGYISQIERNLISPSLSVLMRIAEVLEIPLVSLFTEEEEEQVTVIRKDKRTKIQFADINMEYQFATPYSRNKNICTQMEMICLRLGPKSWGSTIVQYHEEAGECTLVLKGTLEYHIGDTVYTLNEGDSIYVPPKTYHQLYNPTDEDVEAVATISPAYY; translated from the coding sequence ATGATTGGTGAAAAAATAAAATTTATCCGGACGGAAAAGGGGATTACCGGAAAAGAGCTGGCAGAAAAGGCAGAGGTGACACCGGGATATATCTCACAGATTGAGCGTAATCTGATTAGTCCGTCGCTTTCCGTACTGATGCGGATTGCAGAGGTGCTGGAAATCCCCTTGGTTTCTTTATTTACAGAGGAAGAGGAGGAGCAGGTGACTGTCATCCGGAAGGATAAGCGCACAAAAATACAATTTGCTGATATCAACATGGAGTATCAGTTTGCGACACCCTACAGCAGGAATAAGAATATCTGCACGCAGATGGAGATGATTTGTTTGCGCCTTGGCCCGAAAAGCTGGGGCAGTACGATTGTGCAATATCACGAAGAAGCGGGAGAATGTACCCTGGTGCTGAAGGGAACATTGGAATATCATATCGGGGATACCGTTTATACCCTGAATGAGGGAGACAGTATTTATGTGCCGCCAAAGACGTATCATCAGCTGTATAATCCTACGGATGAAGACGTAGAAGCGGTGGCAACAATTTCGCCCGCCTATTATTAA
- a CDS encoding LysR family transcriptional regulator, with product MELRNIKSFIKVAEFENFSKAAEVLGYAQSTITLQIQQLEQELGVNLFDRIGKRVLLSEKGRAFLSYANDMVQLEAEAIETVSENTTPTGTLRIGTIESIASSFLPLLLEEYLKKCPQVHLDIIIGVTLELYDQLEKGNLDIIFLADRPAYHPTLKTVFSRPVAVPFIASAEHPLANQKNVPPERLTEETILLTEKNNNYRQIFDELAIQHGASFHHTQEISSFAIILHFLQKKMGISFLPKYATLPILQEKNLALFTVAGFDIKMDLLIFYHRQKWVTPAMKYFTETAEEFFSPSAESET from the coding sequence ATGGAACTGAGAAATATCAAATCATTTATCAAGGTAGCGGAATTTGAAAACTTTTCCAAGGCGGCGGAGGTTCTGGGCTATGCACAATCCACCATCACCCTGCAAATTCAACAGCTGGAGCAGGAATTGGGTGTCAATCTGTTCGACCGCATCGGCAAGCGTGTGCTGCTTTCCGAAAAGGGGCGCGCCTTTCTTTCCTATGCGAATGATATGGTACAGCTGGAAGCGGAAGCAATCGAAACCGTTTCCGAAAATACCACCCCTACAGGCACCCTGCGCATCGGCACGATTGAATCTATCGCCAGCTCCTTTCTGCCCCTGCTTCTGGAAGAATATTTGAAAAAATGTCCGCAGGTGCATCTGGATATTATCATCGGCGTGACGCTGGAATTATATGACCAACTGGAAAAGGGCAATCTCGATATCATTTTCCTTGCCGATCGTCCCGCCTATCACCCTACCCTGAAAACCGTATTTTCTCGCCCGGTTGCCGTTCCTTTTATCGCCTCTGCGGAGCATCCTCTGGCGAATCAAAAAAACGTACCACCTGAGCGGCTGACGGAAGAAACCATCCTTCTGACCGAGAAAAACAACAACTATCGTCAGATTTTCGATGAACTGGCAATCCAGCACGGTGCATCCTTTCATCATACGCAGGAGATTTCCAGCTTTGCCATCATTCTGCATTTCCTGCAAAAAAAGATGGGCATCTCCTTCCTGCCCAAATATGCAACCCTGCCTATCCTGCAAGAAAAAAATCTCGCTCTCTTTACCGTAGCAGGCTTTGATATCAAAATGGATCTGCTTATTTTTTATCACAGGCAGAAATGGGTTACCCCTGCCATGAAATATTTTACGGAAACCGCAGAGGAATTTTTCTCCCCTTCCGCAGAATCCGAGACATAA
- a CDS encoding AEC family transporter, with the protein MDEILIKAGGFLFMIALGFVLKRIGLFSLDDSGFLSKLVLKVTLPMAIIKNFQGLELNRSYLMAIGIGFAVNFIAIAVVMLLTRKKSPAHRAFYIINTAGFNIGLCTLPYMSSFFAADAVALVCMFDVGNAIMCFGITFSIAMVISKGSVNGKEILRTLFSSMPFVTYLVMILLCAAQIHLPQPVYTVAGMIGQANSFLAMLLIGILFEPKINRSERKDMAGVFLLRMALGITFSLLIYHFLPVPLRYRQVLAIIVFSPILSVAPIYTERCGYNRSVAAVLNSLMLPFSMVVMTILLMLLKVY; encoded by the coding sequence ATGGATGAAATATTGATAAAGGCGGGCGGCTTTCTGTTTATGATTGCGCTGGGGTTTGTACTGAAGCGTATCGGGCTTTTTTCTCTGGATGACAGCGGCTTTTTAAGCAAGCTCGTGCTGAAGGTTACACTGCCGATGGCGATTATCAAGAACTTTCAAGGGCTGGAACTGAACAGAAGCTATCTGATGGCGATTGGCATTGGCTTTGCGGTGAACTTTATTGCGATTGCCGTTGTGATGCTGCTGACGCGGAAAAAATCCCCCGCCCATCGGGCGTTTTATATCATCAATACGGCAGGGTTTAATATCGGGCTTTGCACACTGCCCTATATGTCCAGCTTTTTTGCGGCGGATGCGGTGGCATTGGTCTGCATGTTTGATGTCGGCAACGCAATTATGTGCTTTGGGATTACCTTCTCGATTGCGATGGTGATTTCCAAGGGGAGCGTGAACGGCAAGGAGATTTTGCGGACGCTTTTTTCCTCTATGCCGTTTGTGACCTATTTGGTGATGATTTTGCTTTGTGCGGCGCAAATCCATCTGCCACAGCCCGTCTACACGGTTGCAGGGATGATTGGACAGGCAAACTCCTTTCTTGCAATGCTTTTAATCGGGATTTTGTTTGAGCCGAAAATTAACCGCAGTGAGAGGAAGGACATGGCAGGTGTTTTCCTGCTGCGTATGGCTTTGGGAATTACATTTTCCCTGTTGATTTATCATTTCCTGCCTGTGCCGCTGCGGTATCGGCAGGTGCTGGCGATTATTGTTTTTTCGCCCATTTTGAGTGTTGCGCCGATTTATACGGAACGCTGCGGCTATAATCGTTCGGTGGCGGCGGTTTTAAATTCGCTGATGCTGCCCTTTAGCATGGTTGTGATGACGATTCTGCTGATGCTTTTGAAGGTGTATTAA
- the rplT gene encoding 50S ribosomal protein L20, protein MARVKGALNARKKHKKVLKLARGYRGARSKQYRVAKQSVMKAMAFAFAGRKQTKREYRSLWIVRINAAARMNEISYSKLIHGLKVAGVNINRKMLAELAVSDPAAFTKLTETAKAAL, encoded by the coding sequence ATGGCAAGAGTAAAAGGCGCGCTGAACGCTAGAAAAAAACATAAAAAAGTACTGAAGCTGGCTAGAGGCTACCGTGGTGCCAGATCCAAACAGTACAGAGTAGCAAAACAGTCTGTAATGAAGGCAATGGCATTTGCTTTCGCAGGCAGAAAACAGACAAAGAGAGAATACAGAAGCCTGTGGATCGTAAGAATCAACGCAGCTGCAAGAATGAACGAAATTTCCTACAGCAAGCTGATTCATGGTCTGAAGGTTGCCGGTGTAAACATCAACAGAAAGATGCTGGCAGAACTGGCTGTATCCGATCCCGCTGCATTCACAAAGCTGACAGAAACAGCAAAGGCAGCTCTGTAA
- the rpmI gene encoding 50S ribosomal protein L35, whose amino-acid sequence MPKLKTKKAAAKRFKITGTGKLKRNKSNTQHILGKKSRKRKRNLRHATTVDRTVENKVKKTLLPYA is encoded by the coding sequence ATGCCTAAGTTGAAAACAAAAAAAGCTGCTGCTAAAAGATTCAAAATTACCGGCACAGGTAAGCTGAAAAGAAACAAATCCAACACACAGCACATTCTTGGTAAAAAGTCCAGAAAGAGAAAAAGAAATCTGAGACATGCTACAACCGTAGACAGAACAGTAGAAAACAAGGTTAAAAAGACACTGCTGCCTTACGCATAA
- the infC gene encoding translation initiation factor IF-3, which yields MINEQIRDKEIRLIDENGEQLGIVSSREAQKIADERKLDLVKIAPTAKPPVCRIMDYGKYKFDQAKKEKEARKKQKTVDVKELRLSPSIDTHDVQVKVKKANEFLKDGDKVKISIRFRGREIGHSKVGMQIMEDFAKATEEFGTVDKQPKMEGKSLVMFLAPKN from the coding sequence ATGATTAACGAACAAATTAGGGACAAGGAAATCAGACTGATTGACGAAAACGGCGAACAGCTTGGTATCGTTTCTTCCAGAGAAGCCCAGAAAATCGCTGACGAAAGAAAGCTCGATCTGGTAAAGATCGCACCAACAGCGAAACCCCCCGTATGCCGCATTATGGACTACGGTAAATACAAATTCGATCAGGCAAAGAAAGAAAAAGAAGCCAGAAAGAAGCAGAAAACTGTTGATGTAAAGGAACTGCGTTTGTCCCCCAGCATCGATACACATGATGTTCAGGTAAAAGTCAAAAAAGCAAACGAATTTTTGAAGGACGGCGACAAGGTGAAAATCAGCATCCGTTTCAGAGGACGTGAAATCGGTCATTCCAAGGTTGGCATGCAGATCATGGAGGATTTTGCAAAGGCAACAGAGGAATTCGGCACGGTGGATAAGCAGCCGAAGATGGAGGGCAAGAGCCTGGTTATGTTCCTTGCACCAAAGAACTGA
- the thrS gene encoding threonine--tRNA ligase, protein MKITLKDGVVKEFDNAVSVLEIAKSISEGLARNACAGIVDGEVKDLRFVVDKDAEVSICTFEDEAGKMAFRHTASHILAQAVKRLYPEAKIAIGPAIADGFYYDFDREKAFTQEELEALEVEMKKIAKEDIPIERFELPRAEAIKYMEEREEPYKVELIQDLPEDAVISFYKQGDFTDLCAGPHLMSTKTVKAIKLTSVAGAYWRGSEKNKMLSRIYGTAYPKASELDAYLTMMEEAKKRDHRKLGKELKLFALLDEGPGFPFFLPKGMVLKNTLLDYWREIHKKAGYVEISTPIILNRELWYRSGHWEHYKDNMYTTVIDGEDYAVKPMNCPGGMLVYKQDMHSYRDLPMRVAEIGLVHRHEKSGALHGLMRVRCFNQDDAHIFMTEEQIKDEISGVISLIDGVYKLFGFKYHIELSTRPEDSMGSDEAWEIATAGLQNALDENGIEYTINEGDGAFYGPKIDFHLEDSIGRTWQCGTIQLDMQMPERFELEYTAADGTKKRPVMIHRVCFGSIERFIGILIEHFAGQFPVWLSPVQVKVLPISEKFADYAKSVEDALDAAGIRVETDNRAEKIGYKIREARNERVPYIIVVGEKDQEANMVSLRSRKNGEEGQVALADFIARIKEEIDTKVLD, encoded by the coding sequence ATGAAGATTACACTGAAAGACGGCGTAGTAAAAGAGTTTGACAATGCGGTTTCCGTTCTGGAGATTGCAAAATCCATCAGCGAGGGTCTGGCAAGAAATGCCTGCGCAGGTATCGTTGACGGCGAAGTAAAGGATTTACGTTTTGTTGTGGATAAGGATGCAGAGGTTTCTATTTGCACATTTGAGGATGAAGCAGGGAAAATGGCATTCCGCCACACAGCATCTCATATTCTGGCACAGGCAGTAAAGCGTCTGTATCCCGAAGCAAAGATTGCAATCGGCCCTGCCATTGCAGACGGCTTCTATTATGACTTCGACAGAGAAAAGGCCTTCACACAGGAAGAGCTGGAAGCACTGGAAGTTGAAATGAAGAAGATTGCGAAGGAAGATATTCCTATCGAAAGATTTGAGCTGCCCAGAGCAGAAGCAATCAAATATATGGAAGAAAGAGAAGAACCCTACAAGGTAGAGCTGATTCAGGATTTGCCTGAGGATGCAGTTATTTCCTTCTATAAACAGGGGGACTTCACAGACCTGTGCGCAGGCCCTCACCTGATGAGCACAAAGACAGTAAAGGCAATCAAGCTGACCTCTGTTGCAGGCGCTTACTGGAGAGGCTCCGAAAAGAACAAAATGCTTTCCAGAATTTACGGTACTGCTTACCCCAAGGCATCCGAACTGGACGCATATCTGACAATGATGGAGGAAGCAAAGAAGCGTGACCACAGAAAGCTGGGCAAGGAACTGAAGCTGTTTGCACTGTTGGATGAAGGCCCCGGCTTCCCCTTCTTCCTGCCTAAGGGCATGGTGCTGAAGAACACACTGCTGGATTACTGGAGAGAAATCCACAAAAAAGCAGGCTATGTGGAAATTTCCACACCCATCATTCTGAACAGAGAGCTTTGGTACAGATCCGGTCACTGGGAACACTACAAAGATAACATGTATACAACAGTCATCGACGGCGAGGATTATGCGGTAAAACCCATGAACTGCCCCGGCGGGATGCTGGTTTATAAGCAGGATATGCACTCCTACAGAGATTTGCCTATGCGTGTGGCTGAAATCGGTCTGGTACACAGACACGAAAAGAGCGGCGCACTGCATGGCTTGATGCGTGTTCGCTGCTTCAACCAGGATGACGCACATATCTTCATGACAGAAGAACAGATTAAGGATGAAATTTCCGGCGTAATCAGCCTGATTGACGGTGTATATAAGCTGTTCGGCTTTAAATATCACATTGAATTGTCCACAAGACCCGAAGACAGCATGGGCTCTGACGAGGCTTGGGAAATTGCAACAGCAGGTCTGCAGAACGCACTGGATGAAAACGGCATTGAATATACCATCAATGAAGGCGATGGTGCATTCTACGGCCCTAAGATTGACTTCCATCTGGAGGACTCCATCGGCAGAACATGGCAGTGCGGTACAATTCAGCTGGATATGCAGATGCCCGAACGCTTTGAGCTGGAATACACAGCAGCAGACGGCACAAAGAAACGCCCTGTTATGATTCACCGCGTATGCTTCGGCTCTATTGAGCGTTTCATCGGTATTCTGATTGAGCATTTCGCAGGTCAGTTCCCCGTATGGCTGTCTCCTGTTCAGGTTAAGGTGCTGCCGATTTCCGAAAAATTTGCAGACTACGCAAAGAGTGTAGAGGATGCACTGGATGCAGCAGGTATTCGTGTGGAAACAGACAACCGCGCAGAAAAGATTGGCTACAAAATCAGAGAGGCAAGAAACGAAAGAGTACCTTACATCATCGTTGTGGGGGAAAAGGATCAGGAAGCAAACATGGTTTCCCTGCGTTCCAGAAAGAACGGCGAGGAAGGTCAGGTTGCTCTGGCAGATTTCATTGCAAGAATCAAGGAAGAAATCGATACAAAGGTTCTGGATTGA
- a CDS encoding magnesium transporter CorA family protein has product MYYSIKSGGWQRIAEPTGQEEGLLGIFPYEKMLACGKKWGISAEILEEARRFSYARYDSFENFDCVSLEMLDFENILLSIGSVILYLEKGKAFFFTSKMDIVTALLEECLEGLGERVTLNRVIYSFFELQTKKDDIIFDSIEKEIMDLEQALIATEKRDCVSEIISLRKRLMVLKKYYEQFLNVLDILVENENGIFDGKTLRSFKMLYRRTERRFQNVLNLREYVTQVRESYEAEVDISLNTTMKIFTVVTTIFLPLTLIVGWYGMNFEMPEYAWRYGYFFVCLLSVACIAGIIIFFKRKKWF; this is encoded by the coding sequence ATGTACTACAGCATCAAAAGCGGCGGATGGCAGAGGATTGCAGAGCCGACAGGGCAGGAGGAAGGTCTGCTTGGCATTTTCCCTTATGAAAAAATGCTTGCCTGTGGCAAAAAATGGGGGATTTCTGCGGAAATTCTGGAGGAGGCAAGACGGTTCAGCTATGCCAGATATGACTCCTTTGAGAATTTTGACTGCGTGAGCCTGGAAATGCTTGATTTTGAGAATATCCTGCTGAGCATCGGCAGTGTCATTCTGTATCTGGAAAAGGGGAAGGCCTTTTTCTTTACCTCTAAAATGGATATTGTGACGGCACTGCTGGAGGAATGTCTGGAGGGACTGGGCGAAAGGGTGACGCTGAACCGCGTGATTTATTCGTTTTTTGAATTACAGACGAAGAAGGATGATATTATTTTTGACAGCATTGAAAAAGAGATTATGGACTTGGAGCAGGCACTCATTGCAACGGAGAAGCGGGATTGTGTTTCGGAGATCATCAGCCTGCGCAAACGGCTGATGGTGCTGAAAAAATATTACGAGCAGTTTCTGAATGTACTGGATATTCTGGTGGAGAACGAGAACGGGATTTTTGACGGGAAAACCCTGCGCTCCTTTAAAATGCTTTACAGAAGAACGGAGCGGCGGTTTCAGAACGTACTGAACCTGCGGGAATATGTGACGCAGGTAAGAGAAAGCTATGAGGCGGAGGTTGACATCAGCCTGAACACAACAATGAAGATTTTTACGGTTGTGACAACGATTTTTTTGCCGCTGACGTTAATCGTAGGATGGTACGGGATGAATTTTGAAATGCCGGAATATGCGTGGCGATACGGATATTTTTTCGTATGCCTGCTTTCTGTTGCCTGCATTGCGGGCATTATCATCTTTTTCAAGCGCAAGAAATGGTTCTGA
- a CDS encoding DUF1538 domain-containing protein, whose protein sequence is MKEKIMESLASVLPLTAIVFILSITLLPLSSGALVLFLFGAVMLIIGMGFFTMGADMSMMPMGEGIGMEMSRTKNIGGPLLVCLILGMLITIAEPDLQVLAEQVPAIPNKILILSVAAGVGLFLMIAQIRIFFHIPLAKMLWVFYPLVFLLAFLAPDSFIPVSFDSGGVTTGPVTVPFIMALGIGLATLRSDKKSREDSFGLISLCSIGPILAVLLLGIFYEPDQALYSPTEVPAVETTRDVALLFTHAIPEYFKEVAVALIPIAAAFAMFQILFRRYKRHQLMRVGFGFLFTYIGLAMFLCGVNVGFMPVGQIIGAGIADCGYAWLLIPIGMVIGYFIVAAEPAVHVLTKQVEEISNGFVTAKMMQTALSVGVCISVGIAMLRILTGISVLWFLIPGYVFALVLTRYVSPIFTGIAYDSGGVASGPMTATFLLPFAMGACEALGGNVMTDAFGIVAMVAMTPLITIQMMGFITQMKEKAKRRYIEVQMHQLEDDILYFD, encoded by the coding sequence TTGAAAGAAAAAATTATGGAGTCGCTGGCTTCCGTACTGCCATTAACGGCAATTGTTTTTATTCTGAGCATTACGCTTTTGCCGTTATCCTCAGGGGCATTGGTGCTGTTTTTATTCGGAGCGGTGATGCTGATTATCGGCATGGGCTTTTTTACGATGGGGGCGGATATGTCCATGATGCCGATGGGCGAGGGCATTGGTATGGAGATGAGCCGTACAAAAAATATAGGTGGCCCATTATTGGTTTGTTTGATTCTGGGGATGCTGATTACGATTGCAGAACCGGATTTGCAGGTTCTGGCGGAGCAGGTGCCTGCGATTCCGAATAAAATTCTGATTCTCTCTGTTGCGGCAGGGGTTGGGCTATTCCTGATGATCGCGCAGATTCGTATCTTTTTTCATATTCCTCTGGCGAAGATGCTTTGGGTATTTTATCCTTTGGTATTTCTTCTGGCATTTCTGGCACCGGATTCCTTTATTCCCGTTTCCTTTGATAGCGGCGGCGTGACAACGGGGCCTGTGACGGTACCGTTTATTATGGCACTGGGGATTGGTCTGGCAACACTGCGAAGCGACAAAAAATCGAGAGAGGACAGCTTTGGTCTGATTTCGCTCTGTTCCATCGGCCCGATTCTGGCGGTGCTGCTGTTGGGGATTTTTTATGAACCTGATCAGGCGTTATACAGCCCGACAGAGGTGCCTGCGGTGGAAACAACGAGGGATGTGGCGCTGCTGTTTACGCATGCGATTCCCGAATATTTCAAGGAGGTTGCAGTGGCACTGATTCCCATTGCGGCAGCATTTGCGATGTTTCAGATACTGTTTCGGCGGTATAAAAGGCATCAGCTGATGCGTGTTGGCTTTGGGTTTTTGTTTACATATATCGGTCTGGCAATGTTTCTTTGCGGCGTAAATGTCGGCTTTATGCCGGTTGGGCAGATTATCGGCGCAGGGATTGCGGACTGTGGGTATGCGTGGCTGTTGATTCCCATTGGGATGGTGATTGGGTATTTCATTGTTGCGGCAGAGCCTGCGGTTCATGTGCTGACCAAGCAGGTAGAGGAAATTTCCAACGGCTTTGTGACGGCGAAAATGATGCAGACGGCACTTTCTGTCGGGGTATGTATTTCTGTCGGGATTGCGATGCTGCGGATTTTGACGGGGATTTCGGTTCTCTGGTTCTTAATTCCGGGGTATGTGTTCGCACTGGTGCTGACACGCTACGTTTCTCCGATTTTTACGGGGATTGCATACGACAGTGGTGGCGTTGCCTCCGGCCCGATGACGGCTACGTTTTTATTGCCCTTTGCAATGGGGGCGTGCGAGGCTCTGGGCGGCAATGTGATGACGGATGCGTTTGGCATTGTTGCGATGGTAGCCATGACACCACTGATTACGATTCAGATGATGGGCTTTATCACGCAGATGAAGGAGAAGGCAAAACGGCGGTATATCGAGGTGCAGATGCACCAGCTGGAGGACGACATTCTGTATTTTGACTGA
- a CDS encoding WG repeat-containing protein: MKKKVCLAMSLLMLAGTVPAQAETIGEAEQITFTAKVGTKELYRNRSRIPLDAAIYIKDGYAMLPLRAFLTSIDNGTMHWEKETKLAWMMLRGNTVACDIEKNSITVNGEPIEVSGRMDIRDGRIFVPLRNWKNILNGCGYTVADTDIIWDAEEKTATVQLLDDSKVIEIPADAPRMTGEGRKASYTMPLSSEYDEIENIGDGYFIAMKEERGRIKSYYLLDSKGERLLSYEKDGIEYLGNAGEGYLRVEYENGETALIDRNGKEQFRTAEYSIYQVSEGHVRVSNRDKMGFLDLQGNEITPFLYDTVWIFSEGMAEVAIYEETGGKPVPRYGFIDRDGNEVVSPKYIESRDFHDGVAAVQTADGWGYIDKTGKEMLTPQYAWAGDFTDGKAFVTEKNGKTWLIDKSGKKVQFITEGLPVIQAWENSSVVIQVPLADWGYGDDMTGCPYYNQKGEKLNLTEIALLDAVDGIAVAYDWVTHKRFYIDESGKQCIADTFDGVDAFLDGYAVVRKAITGTDGKEDVELGIIKR; encoded by the coding sequence ATGAAGAAAAAAGTATGTCTGGCGATGAGTCTGCTGATGCTGGCAGGGACGGTGCCTGCGCAGGCGGAAACGATTGGAGAGGCGGAGCAGATTACATTTACCGCGAAGGTTGGCACAAAGGAGCTTTATCGAAACCGGAGCAGGATTCCGCTGGATGCGGCAATTTATATCAAGGATGGCTATGCGATGCTGCCGCTGCGTGCCTTTCTGACCTCGATTGACAACGGTACGATGCACTGGGAAAAGGAAACGAAGCTGGCATGGATGATGCTGCGCGGGAATACGGTTGCCTGCGACATCGAGAAGAACAGCATTACGGTGAACGGAGAGCCGATCGAAGTAAGCGGAAGGATGGACATTCGGGACGGGCGGATTTTTGTGCCACTGCGGAACTGGAAAAATATTCTGAATGGCTGCGGCTATACGGTGGCAGATACGGATATCATCTGGGACGCGGAGGAGAAAACGGCAACGGTGCAGCTTCTGGATGACAGCAAGGTGATTGAGATTCCTGCGGATGCGCCGAGAATGACGGGCGAGGGGAGAAAGGCGAGCTATACCATGCCTTTGAGCAGTGAATACGATGAAATTGAGAATATCGGGGATGGATATTTTATTGCAATGAAAGAAGAAAGAGGACGGATAAAATCCTATTACCTTCTGGACAGCAAGGGGGAACGGCTGTTATCCTATGAGAAGGACGGAATCGAGTATCTGGGCAATGCAGGAGAAGGCTATTTAAGGGTAGAATATGAAAACGGAGAGACTGCTCTGATTGACAGAAACGGAAAGGAGCAATTCAGAACTGCGGAATATTCGATTTATCAGGTTTCGGAAGGACATGTCAGGGTATCGAATCGGGATAAAATGGGCTTCCTGGATTTGCAGGGGAATGAAATCACACCGTTTCTTTATGACACGGTATGGATTTTCTCTGAAGGAATGGCTGAGGTGGCAATTTATGAGGAAACAGGAGGAAAGCCTGTGCCGCGGTATGGCTTTATTGACAGGGACGGAAACGAGGTTGTTTCTCCCAAATATATAGAGAGCAGAGATTTCCATGACGGCGTGGCGGCAGTGCAGACGGCGGATGGCTGGGGCTACATCGACAAGACGGGCAAGGAAATGCTTACGCCGCAGTACGCATGGGCAGGAGATTTTACGGACGGCAAAGCCTTTGTGACGGAGAAGAACGGGAAAACGTGGCTGATTGACAAGAGCGGCAAAAAGGTGCAGTTTATCACAGAGGGACTGCCTGTGATACAGGCATGGGAGAACAGTAGTGTGGTAATTCAGGTGCCACTTGCAGACTGGGGCTACGGGGACGATATGACCGGTTGCCCATATTATAACCAAAAGGGCGAGAAGCTGAACCTGACAGAGATTGCGCTGCTGGATGCGGTTGACGGCATTGCGGTGGCGTATGATTGGGTGACGCACAAGCGGTTTTATATTGACGAAAGCGGCAAGCAGTGCATTGCAGATACGTTTGACGGAGTGGACGCATTTCTGGACGGCTATGCAGTGGTTCGGAAGGCGATTACGGGGACAGACGGAAAGGAAGATGTGGAATTGGGGATTATAAAAAGATAA